The DNA region CGTGCATGTCGCCGAACAGCCCGATGCGCCGGTCGTGGTGCATGGCGTGCAGCACGTGTTCCATCCGCCGATCGCGTTGCAGGGCTGGCCGTCGGCGGACCGGCGCTCGCGGCTCGTCTTCATCGTGCGCGGCATCCCGCGCCAGATCATCGAGAACACCCTGTGCAAGTTCGCAGCAGTGAGCCGTGCGGCGATCCTACGATCGGCGGCCTAGAGCATGATCCGGAAAAGTGTGAAGCGGTTTTCCGAAATGATCATGCTCAACGACGAAAGAATTTAGATCAGACAATTGTTGAGGGGAGAGGGACATGACTGAGAATTCAAAGACGACATCATCCGCCGGCCGGCTCGACCGGCGCACGCTGCTGAAGGCGGCCGGTGCCACCGGTCTCGCATCGGCGATGAACGTGCCGCTGGTCAATGTCGCGCGGGCGGCCGGCAACACCATCAAGATCGGCTGGGTCGGATGCCTCTCCGGCGTCCGCGCGCAGTTCGCCGAGCCCGATCCCTGGATCCACGAGCGCATCAAGGCGCGGCTGAAGGACGGCCTGAAGATCGGCGGCAAGACCTATCAGGTCGAGCTCGTGTTCAAGGACAATCAATCCGACCCGAACCGTTCGTCGGTGATCGCGAGCGAGCTGGTGCTGCGCGAGAAATGCGACCTGATCCTGATCGAGGACGGCGACGCGCAGCCTCCGGTGCAGGAGCTCGCCGACGCCCGCGGCATTCCCACGATCTCGACCCAGGTGCCGTGGCAGGGCTGGATGTTCCCGCGCAAGTCGACGCCGGACAAGGGCTTCCCCTACAGCTACCATTTCTTCTGGGGCGCCGACGACGTCGCCAGGAACTTCCTCGGCATGTGGCAGTCGGTCGAGACCAACAAGAAGGTCGGCACACTTTATATCGACAACCCGCCGGGCCAGGCGTTCTCCGATCCGAAGCTCGGGCTGCCGGCCGGCATCTCGGGCGCCGGCTATCAGGAATTCTCGGCCGGCAAGTTCCAGATCGCGACCGACGACTTCACCAACCAGATCGCCGCGTTCAAGAACAACGGCGTCGACATCGTCTCCGGCTTCACCTTCAGCAATCACTGGGTGACGCTGTGGAACCAGGCGGCGCAGGCCGGCTTCAAGCCGCAGATTTGCACCGTGGCGGCGGCCTTCCTGTTCCCGGCCGCGGTGAATGCGCTCGGCGATCGCGGCGACGGCATGTCGACCGAGGTGTGGTGGACGCCGGCCTATCCGTTCAAGTCCTCGCTGACCGGACAGAGCGCCGCCGAACTCGCCGCGGAGTGGGAGAAGACCACCGGCAAGCAATGGACCCAGCCGATCGGCTATGCTCACGCGCTGTGGGAGGTCGGGCTCGCCGCGCTGCAGAACAGCGATCCCAAGGACAAGAACTCGCTGCGCGATGCGATCGCCGGCCTCGACATGGAGACGGTGGTCGGCCGCGTGAAGTTCAAGGACAGCCCGATCAAGAACGTCGCGGTGACCTCGCTGTCGGGCGGGCAATGGCGCAAGACCAAGGGCGGCAAGTCGAAATACGAACTCCTGATCGTGCACAACGGGACGGCGCCGTTCATCCCGAAGCAGGCCGATCTCCAGCTGCTCTCCAAGCTGGCTTGAGATGGTACCGCTTCTGCGCGTCAGCGGGCTGTCGAAGCGTTTCGGCGAGATCGTGGTCGCCGACAACGTCAACTTCGAGCTGGCGCGCGGCGAATGCCTCGGCGTGATCGGCCCGAACGGCGCCGGCAAGAGCTCGCTGTTGAACCTGATCGTCGGCCTGCTCACGGCCGACGGTGGCTCGATCATGCTCGACGACAAGGAGATATCGGGCCTGCCGCGGCATCGCCGGGCGCGGATGGGGCTCGGGCGCGCGTTCCAGATCCCGCAGCCGTTCCCGCATCTGTCAGTCTACGAGAACGCGCTGGTCGCCGCGTCCTACGGCGCGGGGCTCTATGGCGAGGCGGCGTCCGATTGGACGATGGAGGTGTTGCAGCGCACCGGGCTCGACGCCAAGGCGGACAAGCTCGCGGGCGCCTTGCCGCTGATCGATCGCAAGCGGCTGGAATTCGCCAAGGCGCTGGCCTCGAAGCCCAAACTGATCCTGCTCGACGAGATCGCCGCCGGGCTGACCGAGCCCGAGGTCGAGCGCCTCGTTGCCATCATCAAG from Bradyrhizobium sp. B124 includes:
- a CDS encoding ABC transporter substrate-binding protein, with product MTENSKTTSSAGRLDRRTLLKAAGATGLASAMNVPLVNVARAAGNTIKIGWVGCLSGVRAQFAEPDPWIHERIKARLKDGLKIGGKTYQVELVFKDNQSDPNRSSVIASELVLREKCDLILIEDGDAQPPVQELADARGIPTISTQVPWQGWMFPRKSTPDKGFPYSYHFFWGADDVARNFLGMWQSVETNKKVGTLYIDNPPGQAFSDPKLGLPAGISGAGYQEFSAGKFQIATDDFTNQIAAFKNNGVDIVSGFTFSNHWVTLWNQAAQAGFKPQICTVAAAFLFPAAVNALGDRGDGMSTEVWWTPAYPFKSSLTGQSAAELAAEWEKTTGKQWTQPIGYAHALWEVGLAALQNSDPKDKNSLRDAIAGLDMETVVGRVKFKDSPIKNVAVTSLSGGQWRKTKGGKSKYELLIVHNGTAPFIPKQADLQLLSKLA
- a CDS encoding ABC transporter ATP-binding protein, producing the protein MVPLLRVSGLSKRFGEIVVADNVNFELARGECLGVIGPNGAGKSSLLNLIVGLLTADGGSIMLDDKEISGLPRHRRARMGLGRAFQIPQPFPHLSVYENALVAASYGAGLYGEAASDWTMEVLQRTGLDAKADKLAGALPLIDRKRLEFAKALASKPKLILLDEIAAGLTEPEVERLVAIIKSVKADHAMIWIEHIPHALRAVSDRILVLDFGRKVLEGPPAEVMDSAVVREIYMGLKADGVA